Proteins encoded within one genomic window of Hemiscyllium ocellatum isolate sHemOce1 chromosome 1, sHemOce1.pat.X.cur, whole genome shotgun sequence:
- the LOC132815051 gene encoding leucine-rich repeat-containing protein 70-like, translating into MYGFYNINKCCVPVVKLLVGILLLMPQGLSLVCPSVCQRCSRTLVQCCNLGFTSVPRNFAKTTSVIYLSRNNISNVMPEDLEGFNRLSSLFLDNSGLKDIHPQAFISLINLYYLYLNNNQIQYIKQGMFGSLSKLRYLYLQHNHILSIPRRIFSDLTALRYLQLEGNSLRVLSNGMFIGLVSLHTLHLANNRISRLSNSSFNQLARLEFLNLQSNYLTWIPSNTFIQLKILKSLILSNNPIKLIHANSFNGLGSLKYLYLGNSKIKSIAKDGFTAMKSLIHLTLSNNSIIRINSDAFKILYLGYLRLDHNNISFTESDAFEGMATTLKILHLANNRLANLLPEVLRPLVSLNHLVINGNPWECNCNLLSLHRWLLSSSLRLYIRYHSPSQLRGKSLHYVSVNEVSGCNNSLVSLGLDTEKRSPTTSKLLTSIKTDTSNVHFKSEHNSVTVQDFRDVVFATEGTEQYTSMLPGQLSMANESVNLTTFAASDMASISIKPLFICEQNLEKLNQAFDILLVFFILACAAVLFLIYKVQQLHKKLKDTEAEGDNVLEYYGVYPYARYYVTDSVQVIPPESVTNPDVDQTNILKIADPTEQAEVILFEHSVL; encoded by the coding sequence ATGTACGGATTTTACAACATCAACAAATGCTGTGTACCAGTTGTCAAGCTGCTGGTTGGCATTCTTCTTCTGATGCCTCAAGGCCTTTCACTGGTTTGCCCTTCTGTTTGTCAGCGTTGTTCAAGGACTCTAGTTCAGTGCTGCAACTTGGGTTTCACATCAGTTCCTCGGAACTTTGCAAAGACCACTTCAGTTATTTACCTTAGCAGGAATAACATTTCTAATGTAATGCCTGAGGATTTAGAAGGATTTAACAGACTGTCATCGCTTTTCCTTGATAACAGCGGtctcaaggatatacatcctcaAGCTTTTATTAGTCTCATAAATTTGTATTACTTGTATTTGAATAATAACCAGATACAGTATATCAAGCAAGGGATGTTTGGAAGCCTTTCAAAACTTCGATACTTATACCTACAACACAATCACATTCTTTCTATTCCAAgaagaatattttctgatttgACTGCCCTTCGATACTTACAACTTGAAGGGAACTCTCTTCGTGTGCTCAGCAATGGAATGTTCATTGGTTTAGTGAGTCTTCATACACTGCATCTTGCTAACAACAGAATTTCCAGGCTATCTAATTCCTCATTTAATCAGCTTGCACGACTGGAGTTTCTCAATCTACAGAGCAACTACTTAACATGGATCCCGTCAAATACTTTCATTCAGCTTAAGATCCTTAAAAGCCTTATCTTATCCAATAATCCAATAAAGTTGATCCATGCTAATTCATTTAATGGATTAGGAAGTCTCAAATATCTTTACCTTGGTAATTCCAAAATAAAATCCATAGCAAAAGATGGCTTTACTGCAATGAAGAGCTTAATACATTTAACACTAAGTAACAACAGCATAATTCGCATTAATTCTGatgcttttaaaatattgtatcTTGGGTATTTGAGGCTTGACCATAATAATATATCATTTACTGAGTCTGATGCATTTGAAGGAATGGCAACAACTTTGAAAATTCTGCACTTGGCCAATAATCGTCTTGCAAATTTGCTTCCTGAGGTCCTGAGACCACTGGTCTCGCTAAATCACTTAGTAATAAATGGCAATCCCTGGGAGTGCAACTGTAACTTGCTCAGTTTGCATAGATGGCTCTTGTCATCCTCTTTGAGGTTATATATACGTTATCACAGTCCATCCCAGCTGCGTGGTAAATCCTTGCACTATGTCAGTGTAAATGAAGTTAGTGGATGTAATAACAGTTTAGTATCTTTGGGATTAGATACTGAAAAGAGATCTCCAACTACTAGCAAACTGTTAACCTCAATAAAAACAGATACCTCAAATGTTCATTTCAAGTCGGAGCACAATTCTGTAACAGTGCAAGATTTTAGAGATGTAGTATTTGCCACAGAAGGCACAGAGCAGTACACAAGCATGCTACCAGGGCAACTATCAATGGCAAATGAATCTGTAAATTTAACTACATTTGCAGCTTCTGATATGGCATCAATTTCAATCAAACCTTTGTTCATCTGTGAACAAAATTTAGAAAAGTTGAACCAAGCCTTTGACATACTCTTGGTCTTTTTCATCTTGGCCTGTGCAGcagttttattcctgatatataaAGTTCAACAGCTGCATAAGAAACTCAAGGATACTGAGGCAGAAGGAGACAATGTCCTAGAGTATTACGGTGTGTATCCATATGCAAGGTATTATGTGACAGACTCAGTCCAGGTTATACCTCCCGAATCTGTGACAAATCCAGATGTGGACCAGACCAATATCCTAAAGATAGCAGACCCTACTGAACAAGCTGAAGTTATTCTCTTTGAGCACTCAGTTTTATGA